tatgttttttttcttctactaacGAGGTTTCGGTGAAAATTCATTagtggcctgacgtttcgacaacttctTCTTTATCAAATGCTTGAAAATGGTCCCACGtctttgatgctatgcatatcccatcgaactcttcctctctccttACCGAtcctcgatatcgttctaagtGCCTACGCAAGAACTCAAAAGGGAAAACAAAATGACCAATCTCACCGACCGGcggggctggtgaaccaccgcgttcttacagattgtcaccaaggcgaatgaaaTGTACGCACAGTGCAGTATCCCTTAGTACTGGTGTCTTGATAACGttgaaggtatcaccccacgaatcaaaGTGGTACGGGtctcaggtgggttatgcctacacagggtcgtagattgtagagaagagggtgattccgtccatttcttcctaattgccctaaaaaacggtccggaagatgcggcgcgtgcacaaggcgggcgcgctccaatcgaactcgttgtagaacgTAGCGCgcaggaacgctcgaagccgtatcttccgggcccttttttacggcaattgggaagaaatggacggaatcacccttctctccatagtctactatctcgtatacgaatactccacctgaaatccgtaccacctcagattcgtggggtgatgcctttaacgaactGCATGTGAGACAATCTTGAAGCTCATGCAGTGTTACGAAGCGCCTAAAGTCATCAGTTAATCGATGAGCATACAACAGAggccaaaaatcaattgaCAAACGCTTTCCAGAGGTTTTATCTTCTGAAGGTCACTGAATCGTCGCCAAACTTGCGCCAGATCTGTTATTTGGGACTAGAAACTTATTCGGAATGATAGGTTTACCTAGCTTTTTAAGGATTAGTATTACTTcggaaaaactaaaaatgttcttttttcaccttttcaatttttagtttattttgtgtaatttttgtgtttttctggcaattttttttgttttagtgttttttcattgtattcAGATTATAGCTAGAACTTCATTCATTTGGCATTTGGAGCATGTCACAGTAAAACTAAAACAATCTGgcagaaaaacataaaaaaatacacaaaataaactaaaaattgaaaaagtgaaaaaagaaccattTATGGCTTTTCGGAAATAGTACCTATCCTTAAAAAACTAAATGAACCTATCATTCAGAGTAAATTTCTAATTACAAATGATAGATGTAGTGCAAATTTTGGGACGATTCAGTGATTCTCAGAagagaaaacctcaaaaaactCTTTATCAATTGATTTTTGGTCGCTACTGTAAATTTTTGTTATGAATGTGCGGATTCCTGATGGAAATCACCAGAAACTTTAGAAAGACTGATCTCTCCGGTTCAGGTTACGTATCTCAAACAACTGACACCCGTCTGTCAATTGCACTGGTTCTACACATTCGTGAAGCGTTACGATACCGTAAGCTAAGAAAATTCCGAGATTGTACTGTAAGTGATGGTGGAGGACACATGCTGTTCATTTAGGCGTTGAATAATTTCTACAATTACATGCAATTCGTGCTACGCTCCGAGAAACCTTGTGGTTTATGTTCGTATAAGCAAAGTTGTGGATATGGTGGGAGGAAGAAGTGTAATCTTAGTCCATTTACGTAAGTTGATTAAAATAATGGGATTTATTAGAGTAACATCTATTTTTACATGATTCAGGATCAAGGGTGGTCGTCCTGTGATTCCGTTTTACGTCGCAGAAAGGGTATGCTCAGCAAACGACCTGAATGGTCATAGTCAGGTCGATGCATGCGAAGTTGACTACGATCAGTTGAAGGTTTgcattctattcatttttttttatttttttatttttggaatttaaaaatatcgtCAGCAAATCTATTTGCAATCACAATTcactcctttttcctttttactcctttctcttcctctctaCCTACAAATACTAGTAAGGAgtcagtaagaaaaaagagagaaggagCAAGAATATATTAGAAATCATACTTCAGCTTTATTTTCCTTGTTATTCCCCTTTCTTTACTTCAAATGCCCATAACAAAATTAGACTTTTCCATCTTTAAGCATTTTATATTCCATCTTTCAGCATCTTTAAGTCGTTTAATCGTTTAAAGCAGCACACGATGAAATCGATAATGATATATGATCTTGGGGAACTCCACGAAAAAGATATGTTTCGGGATGTAGATCGCGAGTATTATTGCGCTCAACTCTCCGTGACTCGAACTcgatcaaattttcctacgagacacctaatCCCACGTACACAAGCATACGCGCTGCGTCTGCTAGCTGGTGGGAGAGAGGAGAGCTTCAGCAGCTCGCGGTTTTGGTTTTCGGCGTAACGTAACGCGTACGCTTACGGCTCTCATACGGACACCTTTTGAGGACACTTAGGAGTAAGTGAGCGTATTCACGCTAAAATTCGTGATCTACAGTCctaatcttttcattttttttggagtaaTCCCAACAACGACAATTCCGTGGTACGCTTCCTTCAAGTAATTCAAGTAGGTCACGGATGCCAAATCTTTGAGCAGCTTATCTGAGACGCAGTTGTTAAACCTTTCTAATCTGAAACTACTCGAGAGAGGAATTGGGACAACAACCTGATTTTTGCTGACTCTGCTCGGAAACGTGGTCCTTTCTCGGAAATTGCTGCACTTCAGGTCTTAATGTATTTATTATGCCCAAGAAGAGCCCTCTCCTGTCGTTAtccctatttttttcgtttttaactAGCTTTAAGGAAGTTTTgtgaaaaacacaaacaaaccaGAAAAACGCAcctgaatttcatttcaattaatCTAGATTTTCCTGCGGCATCTGTTCGTACAGTTTGAATTCGGAAAACTTATAGGGCTCCCTCATCGtatctagttttttctttttcattttacggCATTTGGAAGTGACACATCCAAAGAGATCGTTCGCTGGATCATATTCATCCTGAGCCTGATCTCCGTAGAGAATAAAGGTTCGAATTTGAAGATGGTTTAAATGCATTACGGCGAAGGAATTTCTTAACACACTCTCTCGCGTCCTTTTATAGTTTTGAAAGGAAGCTTCGagaaatttcaacaacatACTTGAACCTTCAAGCATTTCCTCTAAACAAAAGGGAATAagaatttaaaatcaaaagggaaaaaagttatGTAAGAACCCGACATTCGAAAACAGACGTTCACGGAAATACACACGCGGCCATGCTAATCCATGTGTTGATCGCCTAGAACAGCCAAAAGTCGGCCTCAAAAGAACTTTACCGAGCGTGGCGGAACGAAAAAAGTGCGAAGAAGAAGGATGTAAGGGAATGTGGGTTCCTCCGGCTTCCAGTCCTCACACACTGTTTCAGCGCGAttggaactttttattttaaattctaaaCGTTAGTTTCTTTAGAAGTTCTGTTGTATTATGTGTGTATTTTTGTGTTATGTTTCTGTCGACAATTTTATGAAAtagaatcaaaacgacatgatacgcagcgcagttgcgtaggtgACTGCTCTCAAAGATGGGgctagcggttgagatcgaggtgagaccatcgcgaactgcagtgatAAGTGgcgctagcaagggtcccctctTGATCCTttccgctacgctccatcgcaccggtTCAAgcgtaaccgcttacgcaactgcaacgtgcttcatgtcgctttgaccctatTATTTGTATGTTGTGCTACAGTGATGCTGCGGCAACTTATGTTTGTGCGTATGGCACGCGTTTCGACTCCTGTAGAGTACATTATGCACCTGTAAACACTCATTTCTAAGGAAAATGGCGGTGAATGTCGTCTATGGCCGACAGCTCGTGTGGATCTGTCGACAGTTGAGCCAATGTTCCGACAGCATGTCCTATCACTTGAATGGTATTCCTGTTTACCTCAGACAAAGTAAGCCTCTTCTGGATTCGCATTTACCTTCCCAattatttcttccttactCACAAAACTTCAGAACATCCTACGTCAATCAACGTGCGGTCGAGGAAAAAGTATGTCGTTGCTGTTGCTTCCCGTTCCAACCGAACCCGGAGACCTACAAATGTGAGCACATCCCAGGCGCTCCTCCTGCTCCTGGCATGGAACTGCTCAGGAAAGAGTTTAAACATTAACGTGGTAGATTTCTGATGGTCTTATTGATTGCTTTAATATTAGTGAAATTTCTCGCGTTGTactttttgcatattttcaaagtaaaagTCACTTTATCCTATTACTTGTACTTGTAGAGGCGCAAACACATTGATTACTATGCATAACCAtatgttgctgtataaaattTCTCCGTATTTTGGAAACTTCCACCATTCGTTCCTTACACAGATTCTTCAACACGTACACAACTACTCTTTATCGGATAAGAACAGCGTTAAAAACTGCCTAACTTCTAGTTTCAACCAAAGGTTAGTAGGTATGTTGAGAAAGAGTCAGGCCGAATCTCACCACACAACAACGAAGGCCATAGCTAGCACTCGAGACTTGGCGCAGTTGCTTGAAAgcggcataccacgaatctgacgtggtgcagCAATCTGTGGGAAAATCTAAAGTCAGGGTTGTACATTGCGGGATCaagagtggttccgctcatttatccctaattgtcgtaggaaacggcgtggaagacgactTTCTTTTTGACGATTCCActtgcaacgcaccacccttgtacactcgtcgcatccaagtgcgatcgatcgaagatcaataatgtcttctcagcagcctattcaa
This window of the Necator americanus strain Aroian chromosome III, whole genome shotgun sequence genome carries:
- a CDS encoding hypothetical protein (NECATOR_CHRIII.G12165.T1), producing MSFPVLSVYGQLAAVYSNATRNRDCSNWSSWGPCVWPDSQGSVTYLKQLTPVCQLHWFYTFVKRYDTALNNFYNYMQFVLRSEKPCGLCSYKQSCGYGGRKKCNLSPFTIKGGRPVIPFYVAERVCSANDLNGHSQVDACEVDYDQLKENGGECRLWPTARVDLSTVEPMFRQHVLSLEWYSCLPQTKTSYVNQRAVEEKVCRCCCFPFQPNPETYKCEHIPGAPPAPGMELLRKEFKH